TTTCCGATTGGCTTTCCATGAAACCGGCGCGGTCCGGCATGCCGCGATATTTCGTCCGGTTGCCGTCGGTCCAGGCGCTGTTAATTGTCGAGAACGAACGTAACCAGCATATGGACCTTGTATTCGGACACCCGGTCGTTATCGATGACGACTTCCTGTTCCTTCACCCACGCGCCCTTCATATTGCGGACCGTCTTGGCCGCGCGTGTCAGGCCTTCGTTGATGGCGTCCTCGAATCCCTTTGTCGATGTCGATGAAATTTCCGTCGTGCGCGCAACCGTCATTGGTATTCTCCTTTTGCCATGTTTGATATCAGGTCAACGCGGACCCTGGCGTCTTGTTCCGGAATCACGGTTCGATATTTCCCGCCGGCCCGGCGCCGCCGAACCGAGTAACCGGACGCAATACTTGCGTCCGGTTACTCAAGATGTGTTTTTTAGGGAGCGGCATCCGGCATCATCGACCGAACCCGTTGTCGTTCATTTTATTGTAGTCAAAAAGTTCGGCCCGCGAGACTTCCTCCCGCGAATACGGCAGGCGGTAATATTCATGCCCGGGGCTCCAGGCATGCGGATACCTGTAGAACGGATAGGCAAAGGGTCCGACGTAGCCATGGCCGCTCGCTGGCGCGACGATAACCGATCTGACGGCGCCGTCATTGTCGAAGATCAGGTCGGACACGTAACCGTAGTTTTCGTCGTTGGCGAGGACGACATAGTCGTCAAGCAATTCGGTTGCCTTCCACTTGCGTGGGCCGGCGGTGACATCCTCCGCGACCCTTTTTGTCGCACCCACGTTCCCGACGACATGAAAGATCGAATAATCCTCGACCGTCTCCTCCCTGACGGGGATTGTCACGCGGTCGGCGTTTTCCCGGCCAACCTCGTCCCATGGCACGGCAACATGCGTGTCGCCAATATCCCAGAATCCGCCGACTTCCGCGATAATGGCCAGGGCATGGCCATTTTCGTCGATAATAATGTTCTCCACTTCGCCGATTTCATCGCCTTCCGGACCGTACACACTGGTATCCATCAAGCGCCTTGCGCTCCATCCGTTGTCATAGAGCGCCTGATAATCCCAGTCGCGCAATGCGATAATGTCGACTGTTTCAGATCGCGCGGCGGTCTTTTCTGACGCGTTTGCGGGGCGCTGTTCCTGTCCTG
This genomic interval from Alphaproteobacteria bacterium contains the following:
- a CDS encoding PRC-barrel domain-containing protein; translation: MPRQTYLTVASLAAALGIALTAPASGQEQRPANASEKTAARSETVDIIALRDWDYQALYDNGWSARRLMDTSVYGPEGDEIGEVENIIIDENGHALAIIAEVGGFWDIGDTHVAVPWDEVGRENADRVTIPVREETVEDYSIFHVVGNVGATKRVAEDVTAGPRKWKATELLDDYVVLANDENYGYVSDLIFDNDGAVRSVIVAPASGHGYVGPFAYPFYRYPHAWSPGHEYYRLPYSREEVSRAELFDYNKMNDNGFGR
- a CDS encoding dodecin family protein: MTVARTTEISSTSTKGFEDAINEGLTRAAKTVRNMKGAWVKEQEVVIDNDRVSEYKVHMLVTFVLDN